The proteins below come from a single Stomoxys calcitrans chromosome 1, idStoCalc2.1, whole genome shotgun sequence genomic window:
- the LOC131995379 gene encoding uncharacterized protein LOC131995379 isoform X1, whose translation MDDQDARTINQQIENIYSNLNNVTYTLSHEHSINFKMIERFNNITSHINNEQHTIERYMLSTTNKIKQEEDILLQTQYLNQINYNIDLLTHHLTNIAEAVVLSKLNIISRFLLSPEELENIEVKLKQKNIEVRSIENIYEMLGMQAYYNETNIIFNILVPNVSEEDYFLYHIIPLPINITKLIITEPYILFNENSTHHHKTLCPSIEGTYYCGIPIRQEETKYSLCIGNLINNKEANCPISDVGKRESITQVEQNLILFIHSPETLINSTCSIKTLTVKDTALVRFQNCDVSINGITYHDDTDAYWDQLHIPPLPNSNISVNSTIEILSLQKLEDFNFLTNNRISNLEITTTTVHSVTTTTTLVCTIVVITILIIVIKRKNTYKHHFPPPQPITPTTTSSLWPSLYLKGGGVTTPTLLSPPKPVTTPTLLSPPKPPRTLTY comes from the exons ATGGATGACCAAGACGCTAGAACAATAAATCAACAGATAGAAAACATTTACTCAAACCTAAACAACGTTACATATACACTTTCACACGAACATTCAATCAACTTTAAAATGATTGAAAGATTCAATAACATAACATCCCACATAAATAACGAACAGCACACAATAGAAAGATACATGTTGAGCacaactaataaaataaaacaggaaGAGGACATACTATTACAAACACAATACCTCAACCAGATAAACTACAACATCGACCTTCTAACACACCACTTAACAAACATAGCTGAGGCAGTAGTTCTGTCAAAACTAAATATAATTTCAAGATTCCTCCTCAGCCCGGAAGAACTCGAAAACATAGaagtcaaattaaaacaaaaaaatattgaagtcagatctatcgaaaatatttatgaaatgctAGGCATGCAAGCCTACTACAATGaaacaaatatcatttttaaTATTCTTGTACCGAATGTCTCTGAAGAAGACTATTTTCTATACCACATAATTCCTTTACCAATAAACATAACTAAGTTAATAATAACAGAACCATATATATTGTTTAATGAAAATTCCACACACCATCACAAAACACTTTGCCCATCGATCGAAGGAACATATTATTGCGGTATACCGATCCGACAGGAAGAAACCaaatactcgttatgtattggaAACTTAATAAACAATAAAGAAGCAAATTGCCCAATTAGTGACGTTGGAAAAAGGGAATCGATCACACAAGTGGAACAaaacctaatacttttcatacACTCACCAGAGACACTAATAAATTCTACTTGCAGTATCAAAACTCTCACAGTAAAAGACACAGCCCTTGTGCGTTTCCAGAACTGTGACGTCTCAATAAATGGTATAACATACCACGATGATACCGATGCATATTGGGATCAACTCCACATACCCCCGTTACCAAACAGCAACATTTCCGTAAACTCCACAATCGAAATACTTAGTCTTCAAAAACTCGAGGATTTCAACTTTCTAACCAACAACAGAATTAGCAACCTGGAAATAACCACTACAACAGTTCACTcagtcacaacaacaacaacattagtatGCACAATAGTAGTCATTACCATACTCATCATTGTCATTAAACGAAAAAATACGTACAAACACCACTTTCCACCTCCACAGCCTATCACTCCGACCACAACATCTTCATTGTGGCCGTCGCTCTATCTTAAGGGGGGAGgagttacgacacccaccttattgtctccaccaaaaccagttacgacacccac cttattatctccaccaaaaccaccgAGAACGTTAACctattga
- the LOC131995379 gene encoding uncharacterized protein LOC131995379 isoform X2, whose translation MDDQDARTINQQIENIYSNLNNVTYTLSHEHSINFKMIERFNNITSHINNEQHTIERYMLSTTNKIKQEEDILLQTQYLNQINYNIDLLTHHLTNIAEAVVLSKLNIISRFLLSPEELENIEVKLKQKNIEVRSIENIYEMLGMQAYYNETNIIFNILVPNVSEEDYFLYHIIPLPINITKLIITEPYILFNENSTHHHKTLCPSIEGTYYCGIPIRQEETKYSLCIGNLINNKEANCPISDVGKRESITQVEQNLILFIHSPETLINSTCSIKTLTVKDTALVRFQNCDVSINGITYHDDTDAYWDQLHIPPLPNSNISVNSTIEILSLQKLEDFNFLTNNRISNLEITTTTVHSVTTTTTLPITPTTTSSLWPSLYLKGGGVTTPTLLSPPKPVTTPTLLSPPKPVTTPTLLSPPKPPRTLTY comes from the exons ATGGATGACCAAGACGCTAGAACAATAAATCAACAGATAGAAAACATTTACTCAAACCTAAACAACGTTACATATACACTTTCACACGAACATTCAATCAACTTTAAAATGATTGAAAGATTCAATAACATAACATCCCACATAAATAACGAACAGCACACAATAGAAAGATACATGTTGAGCacaactaataaaataaaacaggaaGAGGACATACTATTACAAACACAATACCTCAACCAGATAAACTACAACATCGACCTTCTAACACACCACTTAACAAACATAGCTGAGGCAGTAGTTCTGTCAAAACTAAATATAATTTCAAGATTCCTCCTCAGCCCGGAAGAACTCGAAAACATAGaagtcaaattaaaacaaaaaaatattgaagtcagatctatcgaaaatatttatgaaatgctAGGCATGCAAGCCTACTACAATGaaacaaatatcatttttaaTATTCTTGTACCGAATGTCTCTGAAGAAGACTATTTTCTATACCACATAATTCCTTTACCAATAAACATAACTAAGTTAATAATAACAGAACCATATATATTGTTTAATGAAAATTCCACACACCATCACAAAACACTTTGCCCATCGATCGAAGGAACATATTATTGCGGTATACCGATCCGACAGGAAGAAACCaaatactcgttatgtattggaAACTTAATAAACAATAAAGAAGCAAATTGCCCAATTAGTGACGTTGGAAAAAGGGAATCGATCACACAAGTGGAACAaaacctaatacttttcatacACTCACCAGAGACACTAATAAATTCTACTTGCAGTATCAAAACTCTCACAGTAAAAGACACAGCCCTTGTGCGTTTCCAGAACTGTGACGTCTCAATAAATGGTATAACATACCACGATGATACCGATGCATATTGGGATCAACTCCACATACCCCCGTTACCAAACAGCAACATTTCCGTAAACTCCACAATCGAAATACTTAGTCTTCAAAAACTCGAGGATTTCAACTTTCTAACCAACAACAGAATTAGCAACCTGGAAATAACCACTACAACAGTTCACTcagtcacaacaacaacaacatta CCTATCACTCCGACCACAACATCTTCATTGTGGCCGTCGCTCTATCTTAAGGGGGGAGgagttacgacacccaccttattgtctccaccaaaaccagttacgacacccaccttattgtctccaccaaaaccagttacgacacccaccttattatctccaccaaaaccaccgAGAACGTTAACctattga